In Nocardioides palaemonis, a single genomic region encodes these proteins:
- a CDS encoding RidA family protein, with protein MGAEARLAELGITVPEVVPPVAAYQPTARTGNLVFTAGQLPARDGEMIAVGKVGGEVTEEQGYECARQCALNALAAVKAEIGSLDDVKRVVKVVVFVASTPDFTGQPKVANGASELLGEVFGEAGKHARSAVGVPVLPLDVPVEVEIIVEV; from the coding sequence ATGGGTGCGGAGGCACGCCTGGCCGAGCTGGGCATCACCGTCCCCGAGGTGGTCCCGCCGGTCGCGGCCTACCAGCCCACCGCCCGCACCGGGAACCTCGTCTTCACCGCCGGCCAGCTGCCGGCCCGTGACGGCGAGATGATCGCGGTCGGCAAGGTCGGCGGCGAGGTCACCGAGGAGCAGGGCTACGAGTGCGCCCGCCAGTGCGCGCTCAACGCGCTCGCCGCGGTCAAGGCCGAGATCGGCTCGCTCGACGACGTGAAGCGCGTCGTCAAGGTGGTCGTCTTCGTCGCCTCGACCCCCGACTTCACCGGCCAGCCCAAGGTCGCCAACGGTGCCTCCGAGCTGCTCGGCGAGGTCTTCGGCGAGGCCGGCAAGCACGCCCGCTCCGCCGTCGGCGTGCCGGTCCTGCCGCTCGACGTGCCGGTCGAGGTCGAGATCATCGTCGAGGTCTGA
- a CDS encoding sensor histidine kinase, giving the protein MATTPTTADQRPWRLGPRARSWFDRLLVAALLLLAGGHFLSGQPGSMVFAALEPLPLLWRRTRPFTVFLAVAALSVLQAVAVDTPTTGQLAFPVAVYSAARWAPRWQGATALLVGYAGAVVASVRWQYGLGATDVTAGSLVPYVVSIGAIVTAAWALGAAAQERERYVTSLVARAEQAERMAEREIELAARDERSRIAREMHDVVAHGLSVIVVQADGARYAAAKDPDVAVDTLGTIAGTGREALTEMRRLLGLLREGDTGVAPQPGLGDVRHLVDEARASGTHVEADLPDDLPAVPDGVGLAAYRIVQEALTNVRKHAGPAATVTVRVAVGQEVEVEVRDDGRGAAAPATDGRGLGLVGMRERAAVHGGSVVAGPAQGGGFAVSARLPL; this is encoded by the coding sequence ATGGCGACCACCCCGACGACGGCCGACCAGCGGCCGTGGCGGCTCGGCCCGCGCGCGCGGTCGTGGTTCGACCGGCTCCTGGTCGCCGCCCTGCTGCTCCTCGCCGGGGGCCACTTCCTGTCCGGCCAGCCGGGGTCGATGGTCTTCGCGGCGCTCGAGCCGCTGCCGCTGCTGTGGCGCCGCACCCGCCCCTTCACGGTGTTCCTCGCGGTCGCCGCGCTGAGCGTGCTCCAGGCGGTCGCGGTGGACACCCCGACCACGGGCCAGCTCGCCTTCCCGGTGGCGGTCTACTCCGCCGCCCGCTGGGCACCGCGGTGGCAGGGCGCCACCGCACTGCTCGTCGGCTACGCCGGTGCGGTCGTCGCCTCCGTCCGCTGGCAGTACGGCCTGGGTGCCACCGACGTCACGGCCGGCAGCCTCGTGCCGTACGTCGTCAGCATCGGCGCGATCGTGACCGCCGCGTGGGCGCTGGGTGCGGCGGCCCAGGAGCGCGAGCGCTACGTCACCTCGCTGGTCGCGCGGGCCGAGCAGGCCGAGCGGATGGCCGAGCGCGAGATCGAGCTGGCGGCCCGCGACGAGCGCTCGCGGATCGCTCGCGAGATGCACGACGTCGTCGCCCACGGCCTGTCGGTGATCGTGGTGCAGGCCGACGGCGCGCGCTACGCCGCCGCGAAGGACCCCGACGTCGCGGTCGACACCCTCGGCACCATCGCCGGCACCGGCCGGGAGGCGCTGACCGAGATGCGCCGGCTGCTCGGGCTGCTGCGCGAGGGCGACACGGGCGTCGCGCCGCAGCCCGGGCTCGGCGACGTGCGCCACCTCGTCGACGAGGCCCGCGCGTCCGGCACTCACGTCGAGGCCGACCTCCCCGACGACCTGCCGGCGGTGCCGGACGGCGTGGGCCTCGCGGCCTACCGGATCGTCCAGGAGGCGCTCACCAACGTCCGCAAGCACGCCGGCCCGGCGGCGACGGTGACCGTCCGCGTCGCGGTGGGCCAAGAGGTCGAGGTCGAGGTGCGTGACGACGGACGGGGGGCCGCCGCGCCCGCCACCGACGGGCGCGGGCTCGGCCTGGTCGGGATGCGCGAGCGCGCCGCGGTGCACGGGGGCAGCGTGGTCGCCGGGCCCGCGCAGGGCGGCGGGTTCGCGGTGTCTGCGAGGCTGCCGCTGTGA
- a CDS encoding response regulator, translating to MSEPPTGPIRVFLVDDQQMVRAGFRMLVESQDDMVVVGEAGDGGEALERLAVTTADVVLMDVRMPRLDGVETTRRLLATDDPPRVIVLTTFDLDEYAFAAIRAGASAFLLKDAAPPDLLGAIRAVRAGDAVVAPSTTRRLLDHFAALPDPAGDAPRDDRLAPLTEREVEVLTLISRGLTNHEIATDLVVAETTVKTHVGRILAKTGARDRVQLVVLGYESGLVTP from the coding sequence GTGAGCGAGCCACCGACCGGACCGATCCGGGTCTTCCTCGTCGACGACCAGCAGATGGTGCGCGCCGGCTTCCGGATGCTGGTCGAGAGCCAGGACGACATGGTCGTGGTCGGCGAGGCCGGCGACGGCGGCGAGGCCCTCGAGCGGCTGGCCGTCACGACCGCCGACGTGGTGCTGATGGACGTCCGGATGCCGCGGCTCGACGGCGTCGAGACGACCCGTCGGCTGCTCGCGACCGACGACCCGCCGCGGGTGATCGTGCTGACCACCTTCGACCTCGACGAGTACGCGTTCGCCGCGATCCGCGCCGGCGCGTCCGCGTTCCTGCTCAAGGACGCCGCGCCGCCCGACCTGCTGGGCGCGATCCGCGCGGTCCGCGCGGGCGACGCGGTCGTCGCCCCCAGCACCACCCGCCGGCTGCTCGACCACTTCGCCGCGCTGCCCGACCCGGCCGGTGACGCGCCCCGCGACGACCGGCTCGCGCCGCTCACCGAGCGCGAGGTCGAGGTGCTGACCCTCATCAGCCGCGGCCTGACCAACCACGAGATCGCCACCGACCTCGTCGTCGCCGAGACGACCGTCAAGACCCACGTCGGGCGGATCCTCGCCAAGACCGGGGCCCGCGACCGGGTCCAGCTCGTGGTGCTCGGCTACGAGTCCGGGCTCGTCACGCCCTAG
- a CDS encoding ABC transporter ATP-binding protein has translation MATSVVPMTTTQIQTRLAASARGLTRTYGSGDSAVHALRGIDLDLPAGRFTAIMGPSGSGKSTLMHCLAGLDAATSGTVGVAGRDLSGLDDTALTLFRREHIGFVFQAFNLLPMLTAGQNIVLPLELAGRDVDRARYDEVVGVLGIADRLGHLPSELSGGQQQRVAIARALVTRPDIVFADEPTGNLDSEASAEVLGHLRRSVRELGMTVVMVTHELDAAAYADDVVVIHDGAVTAHLTEPGQDELVAALRGRGA, from the coding sequence ATCGCGACGAGCGTTGTCCCCATGACGACGACACAGATCCAGACCCGCCTGGCCGCCTCCGCGCGCGGCCTCACCCGCACCTACGGCAGCGGCGACAGCGCGGTCCACGCGCTGCGCGGCATCGACCTCGACCTGCCGGCCGGCCGCTTCACCGCGATCATGGGCCCGAGCGGGTCCGGCAAGTCCACCCTCATGCACTGCCTGGCCGGCCTCGACGCCGCGACGTCGGGCACCGTGGGCGTCGCCGGGCGCGACCTGTCCGGCCTCGACGACACCGCGCTCACGCTCTTCCGCCGCGAGCACATCGGCTTCGTCTTCCAGGCCTTCAACCTGCTCCCGATGCTCACCGCCGGCCAGAACATCGTGCTCCCCCTCGAGCTCGCCGGGCGCGACGTCGACCGCGCGCGCTACGACGAGGTGGTCGGCGTGCTCGGCATCGCCGACCGGCTGGGCCACCTGCCCAGCGAGCTCTCCGGCGGACAGCAGCAGCGCGTGGCGATCGCCCGCGCCCTCGTCACCCGGCCCGACATCGTCTTCGCCGACGAGCCGACCGGCAACCTCGACAGCGAGGCGAGCGCGGAGGTCCTCGGCCACCTGCGTCGCTCGGTGCGCGAGCTCGGCATGACCGTCGTGATGGTCACCCACGAGCTCGACGCCGCGGCCTACGCCGACGACGTCGTCGTCATCCACGACGGCGCCGTCACCGCCCACCTCACCGAGCCCGGCCAGGACGAGCTCGTGGCCGCGCTGCGCGGGCGGGGTGCCTGA
- a CDS encoding FtsX-like permease family protein, translating to MRAVLVASLRHHTRRYVAASLAVVIGVAFVVVTGMLTGAMRTGLTADVGAPVAGVDRVVTLVDQRQAEKLLDRAAEDGVPALGLGYAMEPVTRDGVQLTPSADVAEASLDPRLQWQDLQDGRFPTGPGEALADVNKAKSSGVEVGDVLRVGSGAAATDVEVVGIVDSPPALGASLYVPWQDLRRLRGSLWIDAVAWGGTAAQATSIAPDASVEDADAWVAARQAEITRGVDVLSVMALMFVAIALFVGVMVIANTFAILFAQRQRDFALLRCVGVTRRQLRRAVRLEALVLGLVASAVGVLAGAALGAGLVVLVRHWFADMGPAALDPLWTGGGFAVGVVVTLLAAWLPTRAATRVAPLAALRPDTGVDVRSAAGRVRLALATLFLLGGTGLLSVAVATRTLPVMLAGGTVTFLGVLLLGPVLVPRLIRVAGRLTGDGPVRRLATGNAVRNPRRTATTAASLLVGVTLTTAVLTGLASSRAGLDEEMDAEYPLDATVTAVDQPLGADLADRAAALPDVASVDVLDGTTATIGGVEVPLVGTAGRVASVRGPDDLSPRDGVLLLPYDVIDELPKRLGDRVWDEHEVVVTVAGRERTLDVEPASGWGRAGIVSTTTLAALDADPRPTALWVRAEDGADAEDLRGDLAALAGASGAGLDGGYSQRAWVDLQVDILTGAVVGLLAIAIVIALVGIANTLGLSVLERSRENALLRAMGLTRRQLRRAMAAEGLLLSAVATAMGVALGLAFAWVGVQVLIAGVVDGASLTVPVLQVGGVAVVAALAGLGACVLPARKAARVTPAAGLALD from the coding sequence ATGCGCGCGGTGCTGGTCGCCTCGCTGCGACACCACACGCGGCGCTACGTCGCCGCCTCCCTCGCCGTCGTGATCGGCGTCGCCTTCGTCGTCGTGACCGGGATGCTCACCGGTGCCATGCGCACCGGCCTCACCGCCGACGTGGGCGCCCCGGTCGCCGGCGTCGACCGCGTGGTCACCCTCGTCGACCAGCGACAGGCCGAGAAGCTCCTCGACCGCGCAGCCGAGGACGGTGTGCCGGCGCTCGGCCTGGGCTACGCCATGGAGCCGGTCACCCGCGACGGCGTCCAGCTGACCCCGTCGGCCGACGTCGCCGAGGCCTCCCTCGACCCGCGCCTGCAGTGGCAGGACCTCCAGGACGGCCGCTTCCCAACCGGGCCCGGCGAGGCGCTGGCCGACGTCAACAAGGCCAAGAGCTCCGGCGTCGAGGTCGGCGACGTGCTGCGCGTCGGCTCGGGCGCCGCGGCCACCGACGTCGAGGTCGTCGGGATCGTCGACAGCCCGCCGGCGCTCGGCGCCTCGCTCTACGTCCCGTGGCAGGACCTGCGCCGGCTGCGCGGGTCGCTGTGGATCGACGCCGTCGCGTGGGGCGGGACCGCCGCCCAAGCCACGTCGATCGCCCCCGACGCGAGCGTCGAGGACGCCGACGCCTGGGTGGCCGCCCGTCAGGCCGAGATCACCCGCGGGGTCGACGTGCTGTCGGTCATGGCCCTGATGTTCGTGGCGATCGCGCTGTTCGTCGGCGTGATGGTCATCGCCAACACCTTCGCGATCCTCTTCGCCCAGCGCCAGCGCGACTTCGCGCTCCTGCGCTGCGTCGGCGTGACGCGGCGCCAGCTGCGGCGGGCGGTGCGGCTCGAGGCGCTCGTCCTCGGCCTGGTGGCGTCGGCCGTAGGCGTGCTGGCCGGTGCGGCGCTGGGCGCCGGGCTGGTGGTCCTCGTCCGGCACTGGTTCGCCGACATGGGCCCGGCCGCGCTCGACCCGCTGTGGACCGGCGGTGGCTTTGCCGTCGGTGTCGTGGTGACGCTGCTCGCCGCGTGGCTCCCGACGCGTGCCGCCACCCGCGTCGCCCCGCTGGCGGCGCTGCGCCCCGACACCGGCGTCGACGTCCGCTCGGCTGCGGGGCGCGTCCGGCTGGCGCTCGCGACGCTGTTCCTCCTCGGCGGCACGGGCCTGCTGTCCGTCGCGGTCGCGACGCGCACCCTGCCCGTGATGCTCGCCGGCGGGACGGTGACGTTCCTCGGCGTGCTGCTGCTCGGTCCGGTGCTCGTGCCGCGGCTGATCCGCGTCGCCGGTCGACTCACCGGCGACGGCCCGGTGCGTCGCCTGGCGACCGGCAACGCGGTGCGCAACCCGCGGCGTACGGCGACCACTGCCGCGTCGCTGCTCGTCGGGGTCACCCTCACGACCGCCGTGCTGACCGGCCTCGCCTCCTCGCGGGCCGGGCTGGACGAGGAGATGGACGCCGAGTACCCGCTCGACGCCACGGTGACCGCCGTCGACCAGCCGCTCGGCGCCGACCTCGCGGACCGCGCCGCGGCACTGCCCGACGTGGCGTCGGTGGACGTCCTCGACGGCACGACCGCGACCATCGGGGGCGTCGAGGTGCCGCTGGTCGGCACGGCCGGCCGGGTGGCGTCGGTCCGCGGGCCCGACGACCTGAGCCCGCGCGACGGCGTGCTGCTGCTCCCCTACGACGTGATCGACGAGCTCCCGAAGCGGCTCGGCGACCGGGTGTGGGACGAGCACGAGGTCGTGGTGACGGTCGCCGGGCGCGAGCGCACCCTCGACGTGGAGCCCGCGTCCGGCTGGGGCCGGGCCGGCATCGTCTCGACGACCACCCTCGCCGCGCTCGACGCGGACCCGCGACCCACCGCGCTGTGGGTGCGCGCCGAGGACGGCGCCGACGCCGAGGACCTCCGCGGCGACCTGGCCGCGCTGGCCGGTGCGTCGGGGGCGGGCCTCGACGGCGGATACTCCCAGCGGGCGTGGGTCGACCTGCAGGTCGACATCCTCACCGGTGCGGTGGTCGGGCTGCTGGCGATCGCGATCGTCATCGCGCTGGTCGGCATCGCCAACACCCTCGGCCTCTCGGTGCTCGAGCGCAGCCGGGAGAACGCGCTGCTGCGGGCGATGGGCCTGACCCGCCGCCAGCTGCGGCGGGCGATGGCGGCCGAGGGACTGCTGCTGTCGGCCGTCGCCACGGCGATGGGGGTGGCGCTCGGGCTGGCCTTCGCCTGGGTCGGGGTGCAGGTGCTGATCGCGGGCGTGGTCGACGGTGCCTCGCTGACGGTTCCGGTGCTGCAGGTCGGCGGCGTCGCCGTGGTCGCCGCGCTCGCCGGGCTGGGCGCGTGCGTGCTCCCGGCACGGAAGGCGGCTCGGGTCACGCCGGCGGCGGGGCTGGCGCTGGACTGA
- a CDS encoding sensor histidine kinase yields the protein MTRRVEPLALASVALAAVVASVWLDLATSGAERAAARTEPATATALPGLLLAAAATAVLLARPRDRVGRVLGVVAVVWTVDGALYGWAAYAPAHGLPGADLAYWFVARFGAFLLSGLVALLLLYPTGHLVAGPWRRVAVGALVASAALPVMLLLAPDAVLFTSGEPVGSTELVSLPVTDPTAEVLLHLAQVLTFGSVVAAVGLLWVRHRSADAYERTQLRWLLWAGVMCVLMVLASATLSVGGTVTTVLLDLAVAALAVSVTVGLVRPGWGDVDALVAWTLTTAAVAVVVVAVDLAVLAAGTSLLGDRLDEREVTVVVLLLAVVVYGPLRTWLGGLVRRVLLGGRGDRYGAVSGLAARLETTHGVDELLPALAAAVAETFKVQHVRVEVLAPDGGLLSAAHGTPPAEVQQVDIAYQGEPVGRLVLPVDGFRSMLSHRDRGLLVDLVRQAAIAIRAGLLAEELQDSRERLVLGREEDRRRIRRDLHDGLGPALGGVALRLQAAGNAIGDDPDRARELVELARAEVRDALDDVRRLVHDLRPPALDDLGLDAAVRQQAERLGAEVAVEVRTDGTAGLPAAVEVAAYRIVSEALANVVRHARATRADVCLEGGATALTVVVADDGRGIAPEVSAGVGLLSLRERAEELGGRCEVTCPDSGGTVVHAVLPYGGGVGDTGREGEPR from the coding sequence GTGACCCGGCGCGTCGAGCCCCTCGCCCTGGCGTCCGTGGCGCTGGCCGCGGTCGTCGCGTCGGTCTGGCTCGACCTCGCCACCTCCGGCGCCGAGCGGGCAGCCGCCCGCACCGAGCCCGCCACCGCGACCGCGCTGCCCGGCCTGCTGCTCGCCGCGGCCGCGACCGCCGTGCTGCTCGCCCGCCCCCGCGACCGGGTCGGGCGGGTGCTGGGCGTCGTCGCGGTGGTGTGGACCGTCGACGGCGCGCTCTACGGATGGGCGGCGTACGCCCCGGCGCACGGGCTGCCCGGCGCCGACCTCGCCTACTGGTTCGTCGCGCGCTTCGGCGCCTTCCTGCTGAGCGGGCTGGTCGCCCTGCTGCTCCTCTACCCCACCGGACACCTGGTCGCAGGCCCGTGGCGGCGCGTCGCCGTCGGCGCGCTCGTCGCCTCGGCCGCCCTGCCCGTGATGCTCCTGCTCGCGCCCGACGCCGTGCTGTTCACGTCGGGCGAACCGGTCGGGTCGACCGAGCTGGTGTCGCTGCCCGTCACGGACCCGACCGCCGAGGTGCTGCTGCACCTGGCCCAGGTCCTGACGTTCGGGTCGGTCGTCGCCGCCGTCGGCCTGCTGTGGGTGCGCCACCGCAGCGCCGACGCGTACGAGCGCACCCAGCTGCGCTGGCTGCTGTGGGCCGGGGTCATGTGCGTGCTCATGGTGCTGGCCAGCGCGACGCTGTCGGTCGGCGGCACGGTGACCACCGTGCTGCTCGACCTCGCGGTGGCCGCGCTCGCGGTGTCCGTCACGGTCGGCCTGGTCCGGCCGGGCTGGGGCGACGTCGACGCGTTGGTCGCCTGGACGCTGACCACCGCCGCCGTCGCGGTCGTCGTGGTCGCGGTCGACCTGGCGGTGCTCGCCGCCGGCACGTCCCTGCTCGGCGACCGGCTCGACGAGCGCGAGGTCACCGTCGTGGTGCTGCTGCTCGCCGTCGTGGTCTACGGACCCCTGCGCACCTGGCTGGGCGGCCTGGTCCGCCGCGTGCTGCTGGGCGGACGCGGCGACCGCTACGGCGCGGTGTCCGGGCTGGCGGCGCGGCTGGAGACCACGCACGGCGTCGACGAGCTGCTGCCCGCGCTGGCCGCCGCGGTCGCCGAGACCTTCAAGGTGCAGCACGTACGGGTCGAGGTGCTCGCCCCCGACGGCGGACTCCTGTCGGCGGCGCACGGCACCCCGCCCGCGGAGGTCCAGCAGGTCGACATCGCCTACCAGGGCGAGCCGGTCGGCCGGCTGGTGCTGCCGGTCGACGGATTCCGCTCGATGCTGTCGCACCGCGACCGGGGCCTGCTCGTCGACCTGGTGCGGCAGGCGGCGATCGCGATCCGGGCCGGCCTGCTGGCCGAGGAGCTCCAGGACAGCCGCGAGCGGCTGGTGCTGGGGCGCGAGGAGGACCGGCGACGGATCCGCCGCGACCTGCACGACGGGCTCGGACCCGCGCTGGGCGGGGTGGCGCTGCGCCTGCAGGCGGCCGGCAACGCGATCGGCGACGACCCGGACCGCGCCCGCGAGCTGGTGGAGCTGGCGCGGGCCGAGGTGCGCGACGCGCTCGACGACGTACGCAGGCTCGTGCACGACCTGCGTCCGCCGGCGCTGGACGACCTCGGCCTGGACGCGGCGGTCCGGCAGCAGGCCGAGCGGCTCGGGGCGGAGGTGGCGGTCGAGGTGCGCACCGACGGCACCGCCGGGCTGCCCGCCGCGGTCGAGGTCGCGGCCTACCGGATCGTGTCGGAGGCGCTCGCCAACGTGGTCCGCCACGCCCGCGCCACCCGCGCCGACGTGTGCCTCGAGGGTGGAGCGACCGCGCTGACCGTGGTCGTCGCCGACGACGGACGCGGCATCGCGCCCGAGGTGTCCGCCGGCGTCGGGCTGCTGTCGCTGCGCGAGCGTGCCGAGGAGCTCGGCGGCCGCTGCGAGGTGACCTGCCCGGACTCGGGCGGGACGGTCGTGCACGCGGTGCTGCCCTACGGCGGCGGGGTCGGCGACACTGGACGCGAGGGGGAGCCACGATGA
- a CDS encoding response regulator, producing the protein MTDPIRLLVADDHPVFRDGLASLLDPLPGITVVARAADGAEAVSLAAEHSPDVVIMDVQMPVMNGIDATRAVVAAHPSTGVLVLTMGEDDGTVLAALRAGARGYLRKGAEQDEIVRAVTTVHAGGVVFGASLAGRIAEVLAPAARPERPFPELTERETEVLDLIAAGRSNGQIAQQLFLSPKTIRNNITSILAKLRATDRADVIIRARDAGMGR; encoded by the coding sequence ATGACCGATCCGATCCGGCTGCTGGTCGCCGACGACCACCCGGTCTTCCGCGACGGGCTCGCCTCGCTGCTCGACCCCCTGCCGGGGATCACGGTGGTGGCCCGCGCCGCTGACGGTGCGGAGGCGGTGTCGCTCGCGGCCGAGCACTCCCCCGACGTGGTGATCATGGACGTCCAGATGCCGGTGATGAACGGCATCGACGCCACGCGCGCCGTGGTCGCCGCCCACCCGTCGACCGGCGTCCTGGTGCTCACCATGGGCGAGGACGACGGCACCGTCCTGGCAGCGCTGCGTGCCGGCGCCCGGGGCTACCTCCGCAAGGGCGCCGAGCAGGACGAGATCGTCCGGGCGGTCACCACCGTCCACGCCGGCGGTGTCGTGTTCGGCGCGTCGCTGGCCGGCCGGATCGCCGAGGTGCTGGCTCCGGCCGCCCGACCGGAGCGTCCCTTCCCGGAGCTGACCGAGCGCGAGACCGAGGTCCTCGACCTGATCGCGGCCGGGCGCTCCAACGGCCAGATCGCCCAGCAGCTGTTCCTCTCGCCCAAGACCATCCGCAACAACATCACCAGCATCCTCGCCAAGCTGCGCGCCACCGACCGGGCCGACGTGATCATCCGCGCGCGGGACGCGGGGATGGGCCGCTAG